TGAGAGGTTACGAAATGCTTCTACAGATCACCCTGGAATCGTGGAACTCGCATTAGATGGCGAAACACGTCCAGGTGTTGCCGTCCAAGGTAATGATTCTCGATTAAAAATTGCGACAAAAAAATCAGTAGGCCTTGTGCAACTAGCAGAAGCTGGTGAAACTGCGATTGATAAAGTGGTAACTGGCGATGATCCTAGACTAAAGGATGCCACAACAACTGCAAAAGGGATTGTACAGTTAGCGCCTAATGGTGGTGAGGAAACAAATACTGTCGTGCAGGGGAATGATAAACGCCTAAAACTTGCTAATACGGAAGCACATGGAATTGTCCAACTCGCACATTCAGGTGAAAATAAGGCCGGTGTTGTAGTGCAAGGAAACGACAAACGTCTCGCCAAAGCAGGGTTTGACGATGCTGGTATTGTTGTTTTGGCAAATCATGGGGAAGCAGTGCCTGGGAAAGTTGTTTTGTCCGATGATCCAAGATTGTCAGATAAAAGAGAACCAAAACCACACACGCATCCATACGCTGAAAAGGAACATGATTTTAACTCACATACAGGATTATTAAAGATTACAGGCGAAGCCGAATCTATCTCGAAAGGATTTGTCCCACCACAATCAAACGATGCAATCATTTACGGAAAAAATACGAAAAATGGTTCAGGACTTGTAGGGGTTTCTTCTGGTTCGGGTGTTGTTGGATTTGGAGATTCCATCGGAGTTTACGGGATATCCAAAGGGAAAGAAACAACTCGGTCAGCTGGAATTTTAGGTGCCGGCACAACGTCACCAGGTGGTCGGTTTGTTTCACAGTCTGAATATGCCATTGTTGTTGATGGGAAAGGAATTCCTGAATATGAATTGATTGGTTCTGGGAAAGCAATTTATGCCAATGGAGAATCAGTTTTCGAAGGGAACCTTCGCATAACGAAAGATGGTGGCGAAGAATGTATTGCTCGTTACTTTAGACTCGATGGGAAAGATGTGATCACTTCTGGTGATTTACTCGTAGCTACAGAAGAAACGGGAGTACTGGGAAGGAGTAAACACCCCTACTCTACCAATGTGATTGGTGTTGCCGTTACCAATGCTAATGTAGTTTTCGGGAAAAAGGAAAAGGGCGTAGAGTATGTGTTAGTTGCGCTACTTGGTATGGCGAAACTTCACGTGGACGCAACACAAGTGCCCATTTACCCTGGAGATCTTTTGGTATCAGGACTCACTTCTGGTCATGCGATTAAAGCAGATCCGTCAAAATTAAAACCAGGAATGTTGGTAGCCAAGGCAATGGAAGCATGTAAACGAGATAAAGGCCATATCCTTTGTCTTTTAACTTTCTCCTAAAAACAACGATAGATTTGAGGTAGGTTTTTTGATAAATCCTGCCTCAATCGCTCTTTGGAAAAGGTAAGCCACAGCATCATGTCCTTCTTTTCCCAATGATTTCGTAAATTCGTTTACATATAAATTGATATGAGCCTTGATCACAGAATCTTCTTTATTCTGCGAATTTTCCTTGATGTAATCCATCATTTCTTTTGGTTCTTGGTAAGCATCTTTTAGGCTTTTTTGAAGTTCCGATTGGAATTTGAGTGCTTCTTCTCTTGGGATGTCCCGTCTGATGGCAATGGCACCGAGAGGAATTGGGTATCCTGTAGATGATTCCCACCATTCACCAAGATCAACCACCTTCTCAAGACCTCTTTCTTCGTATGTGAACCGTTCTTCGTGAATGATCACTCCTAAACTATTTTTTTCTGTTAACAGTTTAGGAATGATTTCATCATAACGAAGTGCTGTTGGTTTATGTGTCCCATTTGTATAAAGGGATAATAGTAAATTGGCAGTAGTCAGTTGTCCTGGGATATACAGAGATTGGCAATTTTCTAAGTTGGTATTTGTATTTTTTTTTCTGACGAGAAGTGGGCCACAACCACGTCCTAAAGCAGAACCCGTTTCCAATAAAATGTATTTATCAATGATGTGGAAAAAAGCAGCAAACGAAAGTTTGGTTACAGGGAATTTGCCTTCAAATGCAAATTCATTCAAGTTTTCGACATCGTAAAGTTCTTCTTTGACTGGGTAGTCTGTATTACGAATCAGGTGATAAAAGAGAAAAGTGTCATTTGGGCAGGGTGAATAAGCAAGTGAAATCATAAGGCTAAAAAATATTCCTTTGTTGGTGTAATGAAAAAAATTCGAACTAATAGAAAGAAAAATAATGTAAGAGAGGTAATCAGAAAGATTTTAAAACTCGGTTTTTTCGTTACTCCTTCCAGAAGTAAACTGAAAGGTAAAATGAGTGTAAACATCCTACTCAAATTATCAAAAGACCTCCAATACCCTTCTTCTGCTATGGCAATGACTAATAAACTTCCAAGGATTGGAACAAGTAAGTTTAAGTCTTTTTGCAATGAGTTTTTGATCGATGAAATAGAAATCATAATCATACTTAAAAACGAAACTAGAAAAAGTAGTTTGGGGAATTCCTTTAGTTTGAATTGGAATTGGTTTTGATCAAAAAAACTTTTTACAAAACCAAATAAAGGAAAATCAGTCATATCTTTGAATCCTAGAGGGTTTGTTCCTAAATGATTTGGGGAGTTTTTCCATCCGAAATATAAAAAACCCAAAAATAAAATACCTGGTAAGGAAAATAGAATCACTTGTTTCCATTGTCTTTGGTATAGAGCTCCCAAAACAATTGGTGCTAAAAATAAAACTCCCAATTCCCTTGTGAAAACTGTGATCAGGAAAAATAAAAACGAAAGAGTTAGATTTTTTTTTGTAAAAAAATAATAACTGATAATTGCTAAACTCACAAAAAAAGAATCAGCGACTAATAATAAATTGGAATTTAATGAATATGGAGAAAGGATATAAAAGAGAACTAACCATTTTGATTTTTCAGGAAGTAGATCGTATAAACAATAAACAGAAAATAGGAATGTAGAAAATAAAATCGTAAGTGTTATCAGTGGGTAAAGTTCGCTTCCTAATAAATGAGAAACAAATCCAGAAAAAAGCGATAACCCTATTCTATGGTAACGAAAATAAAAACTATCTACGATTAAGTTCCAATCGGAGTCGTTAAACAAATCTTTTGCGAGTAAGTAAAAAAATTGTCCATCATATCCACCGGATTTGTATACGACAAAATTTGGATCCACTAAGTTTGGGTTAATTTCATAAAATCCTTCCCAAATTCCAATTAAAGCAGACAGTGAGTGGTTGTAGGGCGAGATTTTAAATTGAATAATCCCCAATACTCCCACAATGAAAAAGAACATGGTAATCCAGAGTTGCCGCGGTTTCACACTCCCATTTTGTAAAAATTAATAGATTTTGAAAGGAATTTCTCTGGAATTTTAACAAGATTCTGACAGTTTGTATCCAAAGTTGGGGCAAATGAAAGAAGTTCTCGTTACCATTCAAACGGTGTATCATTATTTGGAAAAATTGGGTCCAAAAAAGTCCTTTCAAATATTGAAAAATTTGGGATACGAAAAACTGCTTTCCCTAACTGGAAAAGTACCAAAAGAGCGACTCATTGTTTTAACACAAAAATTGAGTGAAGAAACTGTCGTTGAGTTAGTAAATCAAATCCCTGAAAAAATTTTAGTGGAGATGATCCGCGAAAATGATGATGATGATTTGGTTTATTTTATTCATTCCTTATCCATTGCAGATCTTGCCATTGTATCTAAAAGTATCCCCCCGCATGATGTAGGTCTATTAGCAAAAACATTAGGTCCTGAAGCAAGTGTTGAAGTTTTGAAATCCTTAGGAATACAAAAGTCAATCTCTTTACTAAAAGAAATTCCGATGCGAGATTTTTTATGGTTAGTTGATAAAATCCAACTACAGCCAATCATTCAATTGGTGAATGAACTTTCCGTTGCAGATTGTAAAAAATGGATCAAACAAAGAGGATTAGAAGAATTGCCAATCCTTCTAAAATTTTTTGGTGTTGCGAATGTATTGGAAATTTTTAAAAAATTGGGCATGAACCAAGCATTGGCAATGATGCAACTTTTGGGCACGAGGGAAATGATGGAATTGTCGGTTCTTTTGTCTAAAATGAATTTAGACCTACAGAACATCCCATCCAATTTACATTCCAAACCCATTGTTTCGGAAAAACAAAAATCAAAAATACCACCTAAGAAAAAAGTAGCACCCAAAAAGAAGAAAGTGGTTAAACGTTCCCATTGATGATTGGGAAGTGAATGGTAAATTTACTTCCCTCACCCATCGTACTTTCAACGAATATTTCTCCAGACATTTTTTCTACCAGTGATTTGACAATGGAAAGTCCAAGTCCTGTTCCACCTATTTTTTTATTATCTGTAGATGGGATTCGGAAAAATCGATCGAAGATTTGATTTTTATAATTGGGGTCAATTCCAATTCCAGTGTCTTCAACTATGATTTCGACTTTACCATTTGCGTCGCGTAACGATATTCCAATTTTTCCTTTGAAGGTATATTTGAGGGCATTGACATATAAGTTTGTTATAATTTGCGAAAATTCGAATTTGATTCCACGAATCAGAAGACCTTTTTTTAAAGAAAGTTCCCATTCAATTGGTTTACCTTTTGCAAGATGTGAATTCATGTGAATGACATCTTCAATCACAGGGACTGGGTCAAAGATTTCAATCACTTCGGCTTCTTTATCTTTTTCGCGTGAGGTTGTTAATTTTAGTAAGTTTTCGATTAGAAAACTTAGCCTTTTTGCATTTTTATCGATTACTTCCAACATATTGATATGTTCTTTGTTGAATGGTAAAGAGGAGTCCGATTTAAAAAATTCCAAGTACCCACGAATATTTGTCATTGGACTACGTAATTCGTGGCTTACATTGGAGATAAATTCATGTTGGAGTCTTTCTTGTTCTTTTCTTTCGGAGTTGGGTCGGAATTGAACTTGGTATCTCTTTTTAGGAGATAGAAGTATGGAGGTAAAACTGATATCAACTTCCAGCTTGGTACCATCCTTTACTAAAATTTCAACATCAGGAAGTGATAACATAGTATCGGAAGATAAATCGGATCCAAAACGTAATTGATTGGATACTTGGTTTCCGATAATGATATCTTCGATATTCATTTTTGTGATATCACCTCTGGTGTATCCAGTTAAAGATCGGAATTGGTTATTTGCTTCAAGGATACTTCCCGTATCAGCATCAACTAATGCAATTGCCTCTCTTGAAAATTCAAAAAGGTAACGGTATTTTTCTTCCGAGTATTGTAAGTCAACAGCGGATCTATCTAATTTAATTTCCAAAATCGATATTAAATTTTCTAATTCCGTAATCTCTTCCCTTTGTAACTCGATTTTCGCGTTAAAAGAGTCTAACATTGAATTTACGAGTACTTTGACTCTGTTGTCCAATTGAAGTGTTTCATCGGTATTCAGGCGTGAGTTGTAATTCCCTTGGAGCATATCCAATACCAATGAGTTGACATCAACAATTAAGTGTCTAACTGCGTTAAGTTTTCGGTAATTGATTTGTGAAGGCGCATGCAATTTTACATTAGTTGGTTCTTGGAAACTTGATAATTTTCTAACGTCGAATACCTTTTTAGGTTCCAATGCAGATAAAATTTCTTCAAAGTTTAGGGCAGATTGTACTGCTTCTGGTTGTATGACCCTTCGGATTAGGCGAAAATAAACATCTTTGAGTAACGGGAATAGTGTAGTTTCATCACCATGGTAAGAGAAAACTCCTTTTTGGATTAATGGATGTTCGGTGAGAAGGTTTTTGGTTTCTCCAACTCTTAAGTGTGGGTAAAAATGAGAAAGTTGTAGGTCTTCCCATAAATTTCCATGGTAGTTTTTGTTTGCATTTTGAAGAAAATCAATGGCTTTTTTAACAGCTAATAATACTCCTGATACCTCTCTTCCGGTTTTTAAGATGGCATCTCCACTAAATGCAAG
The Leptospira levettii genome window above contains:
- a CDS encoding 1,4-dihydroxy-6-naphthoate synthase, with protein sequence MISLAYSPCPNDTFLFYHLIRNTDYPVKEELYDVENLNEFAFEGKFPVTKLSFAAFFHIIDKYILLETGSALGRGCGPLLVRKKNTNTNLENCQSLYIPGQLTTANLLLSLYTNGTHKPTALRYDEIIPKLLTEKNSLGVIIHEERFTYEERGLEKVVDLGEWWESSTGYPIPLGAIAIRRDIPREEALKFQSELQKSLKDAYQEPKEMMDYIKENSQNKEDSVIKAHINLYVNEFTKSLGKEGHDAVAYLFQRAIEAGFIKKPTSNLSLFLGES
- a CDS encoding AZOBR_p60025 family cell surface glycopolymer formation protein; amino-acid sequence: MKPRQLWITMFFFIVGVLGIIQFKISPYNHSLSALIGIWEGFYEINPNLVDPNFVVYKSGGYDGQFFYLLAKDLFNDSDWNLIVDSFYFRYHRIGLSLFSGFVSHLLGSELYPLITLTILFSTFLFSVYCLYDLLPEKSKWLVLFYILSPYSLNSNLLLVADSFFVSLAIISYYFFTKKNLTLSFLFFLITVFTRELGVLFLAPIVLGALYQRQWKQVILFSLPGILFLGFLYFGWKNSPNHLGTNPLGFKDMTDFPLFGFVKSFFDQNQFQFKLKEFPKLLFLVSFLSMIMISISSIKNSLQKDLNLLVPILGSLLVIAIAEEGYWRSFDNLSRMFTLILPFSLLLEGVTKKPSFKIFLITSLTLFFFLLVRIFFITPTKEYFLAL
- a CDS encoding ATP-binding protein, which gives rise to MIQICITSRLSSLPIVVAYKKGYFEEFGVKVTLHLNTHHKAILPLLDAGRVEAGEVPTIAYLQDSFLKKSKLKRIYRGIYLYHSPLSFYSRFQFKPEDLTRNKAYILPVPHINSVERLFAEKFLEEYAPKNPVKVRYIDTPGFLEEKEFLKPNCLGLVSDPFSSPFLRNFQDFGNSLELPILKKDTFYPSTLLAFSGDAILKTGREVSGVLLAVKKAIDFLQNANKNYHGNLWEDLQLSHFYPHLRVGETKNLLTEHPLIQKGVFSYHGDETTLFPLLKDVYFRLIRRVIQPEAVQSALNFEEILSALEPKKVFDVRKLSSFQEPTNVKLHAPSQINYRKLNAVRHLIVDVNSLVLDMLQGNYNSRLNTDETLQLDNRVKVLVNSMLDSFNAKIELQREEITELENLISILEIKLDRSAVDLQYSEEKYRYLFEFSREAIALVDADTGSILEANNQFRSLTGYTRGDITKMNIEDIIIGNQVSNQLRFGSDLSSDTMLSLPDVEILVKDGTKLEVDISFTSILLSPKKRYQVQFRPNSERKEQERLQHEFISNVSHELRSPMTNIRGYLEFFKSDSSLPFNKEHINMLEVIDKNAKRLSFLIENLLKLTTSREKDKEAEVIEIFDPVPVIEDVIHMNSHLAKGKPIEWELSLKKGLLIRGIKFEFSQIITNLYVNALKYTFKGKIGISLRDANGKVEIIVEDTGIGIDPNYKNQIFDRFFRIPSTDNKKIGGTGLGLSIVKSLVEKMSGEIFVESTMGEGSKFTIHFPIINGNV